The proteins below are encoded in one region of Desulfovibrio sp. TomC:
- a CDS encoding DUF4125 family protein: protein MRVTNETREALLTSIIEKELSMFLAIQNEEEPASGRHNPDAFRLTRWMAHAVHTDAVLASYLEDLLLAEAAGRNCIAEKYGRLSGEIPSGADSPHIALIADAEAEWLEEAAARYPVAIKSTGGVLFRRYVACELEGLSGRTLALYAEEVQAAREAGRNMVEERHELLCRRMGYASLAAREAALGQE, encoded by the coding sequence ATGCGAGTTACAAACGAAACCCGGGAAGCCCTGCTGACAAGCATCATCGAAAAGGAACTGTCCATGTTCCTGGCGATCCAAAACGAAGAGGAGCCGGCCTCCGGCCGGCACAATCCGGACGCTTTCCGGCTCACGCGCTGGATGGCCCACGCCGTGCATACCGACGCGGTCCTGGCCTCCTATCTGGAGGACCTTTTGCTGGCCGAAGCCGCCGGGCGCAATTGCATCGCCGAGAAATACGGCCGCCTGTCGGGTGAGATCCCGTCGGGAGCGGACAGCCCGCACATCGCCCTGATTGCCGATGCCGAGGCCGAGTGGCTGGAGGAGGCTGCGGCCCGCTACCCGGTGGCCATCAAAAGCACCGGCGGCGTCCTGTTTCGCCGCTATGTCGCCTGTGAACTGGAAGGTCTGTCCGGGCGGACGCTGGCCCTGTACGCCGAGGAGGTCCAGGCGGCCCGGGAGGCGGGGCGCAATATGGTGGAAGAGCGCCATGAACTGTTGTGCCGGCGCATGGGCTATGCCTCCCTGGCGGCGCGGGAGGCGGCTTTGGGCCAGGAGTAG
- a CDS encoding glycerol dehydrogenase, which produces MITTTLFPGRYVQGNGALSRLGRELSRLGTRHFLICSPHPLEHLLPPVLPQLEQAGTVHIERFGRECTDQEIARLLAAAKAFGAQTITALGGGKTLDTAKAVAAQAGLPVAVVPTIASTDAPCSSVCIIYTAQGVFERVDILPRNPDLVLVDTAIMAAAPARFLVAGMGDALATWFEAESCRISRGANIAGDVGSMTAHALARLCYETVRDWGLLARTACQAGVVTPALERVVEANTLLSGLGFESGGLGAAHSIHNGLTALAGVHGRSHGEKVAFGVLASLFLTDKPVACINEVYDLCLSLGLPTTLADLGLAGVSDADLLLVAQKACAAGESIHNEPVEISPGVVLAALKAADAEGRRRRPA; this is translated from the coding sequence ATGATCACGACGACGCTGTTTCCTGGACGCTATGTCCAGGGCAACGGGGCCTTGTCCCGTTTGGGCCGGGAGCTGTCCCGCCTGGGCACCCGCCATTTTCTGATTTGCTCCCCGCATCCGCTGGAGCATCTGCTGCCGCCCGTCCTGCCGCAGCTTGAGCAGGCCGGGACAGTGCATATCGAGCGTTTCGGCCGGGAATGCACGGACCAGGAAATTGCCCGGCTGCTGGCTGCGGCCAAGGCGTTTGGCGCACAGACCATAACCGCCCTTGGCGGCGGCAAGACCCTGGACACGGCCAAGGCCGTGGCTGCCCAGGCCGGACTCCCTGTGGCCGTGGTCCCCACCATCGCCTCCACGGATGCGCCTTGCAGTTCGGTCTGCATCATCTACACAGCGCAAGGGGTGTTTGAGCGGGTGGACATCCTGCCCCGCAATCCCGATCTGGTGCTGGTCGATACCGCCATCATGGCCGCGGCTCCGGCCCGGTTCCTGGTGGCCGGCATGGGCGACGCGCTGGCCACCTGGTTTGAGGCGGAGTCCTGCCGTATCAGCCGGGGGGCCAATATCGCCGGGGACGTCGGGTCCATGACCGCCCATGCCCTGGCCCGGCTGTGCTATGAGACGGTGCGGGACTGGGGGCTTTTGGCGCGCACGGCCTGCCAGGCCGGCGTAGTCACACCGGCCCTGGAGCGCGTTGTCGAGGCCAACACGCTGTTAAGCGGCCTGGGGTTCGAGAGCGGCGGCCTGGGCGCGGCTCATTCCATCCACAACGGCCTGACTGCCCTGGCTGGGGTCCACGGCCGCAGCCATGGCGAGAAAGTGGCCTTTGGCGTACTGGCTTCGCTCTTTCTGACAGACAAGCCCGTGGCCTGCATTAATGAGGTCTACGACCTGTGCCTGTCCCTTGGCCTGCCGACCACCCTGGCCGATCTGGGGCTGGCCGGCGTGTCTGACGCTGATCTGCTCCTGGTGGCGCAAAAGGCTTGCGCCGCCGGAGAAAGCATCCACAACGAGCCGGTGGAGATCTCCCCGGGCGTGGTCCTGGCCGCCCTCAAGGCGGCCGATGCCGAGGGTCGCCGTCGCCGGCCGGCCTAG
- the cyoE gene encoding heme o synthase, with the protein MLKDYLRVAKPWIVFANVLSAAGGFFLAAQGRIDVGLFLAVLVGISAVVASGCVCNNYIDRDIDALMARTATRPLARQSISTVGSLLYALILGVIGLAILGLGTNLLTLAIVVAGFAVYVGVYSLVMKRTSAYSTVVGSLAGAAPPLAAYCAVTGRLDLGGLIVLAIFSLWQIPHSYAITIYRFKDYAAASLPVMPVRHGVAATKKDMVVHIIAFTLAAQLLTVCGYAGYAYSGVVAMLSLYWLTVAWTGPKLQTELLWARKLYILSILTIVVVSVMMSVDYTATVPLP; encoded by the coding sequence GTGCTGAAAGACTATTTGCGGGTGGCCAAGCCCTGGATTGTGTTTGCCAATGTCCTTTCGGCCGCCGGCGGCTTTTTTCTGGCCGCCCAGGGACGTATCGACGTTGGCCTTTTTCTGGCCGTCCTCGTGGGCATTTCCGCTGTTGTCGCCTCGGGATGCGTCTGCAACAACTATATTGATCGGGACATCGACGCGCTCATGGCGCGCACCGCAACGCGCCCCTTGGCCCGGCAGTCCATCTCGACCGTGGGCAGTCTGCTCTACGCCTTGATTTTAGGGGTGATCGGTCTGGCTATTCTTGGGCTAGGCACGAACCTGTTGACGCTGGCGATCGTTGTCGCCGGCTTCGCCGTGTATGTGGGCGTCTACAGCCTCGTCATGAAGCGCACTTCGGCCTACAGCACGGTTGTGGGCAGTCTGGCCGGCGCGGCCCCGCCGCTGGCGGCCTACTGCGCCGTGACCGGCAGGCTCGACCTGGGCGGCCTGATCGTACTGGCCATCTTCAGCCTGTGGCAGATACCCCACTCCTACGCCATCACGATTTACCGGTTCAAGGACTACGCCGCCGCCTCGCTGCCGGTCATGCCGGTCCGACATGGCGTTGCGGCCACCAAAAAAGACATGGTGGTCCATATCATTGCGTTCACGCTGGCAGCGCAGTTGTTGACCGTTTGCGGTTATGCCGGGTATGCCTACTCCGGCGTCGTCGCGATGCTGAGTCTGTATTGGTTGACCGTGGCCTGGACCGGCCCCAAACTTCAGACAGAACTGCTCTGGGCCAGAAAATTATATATCCTTTCCATCCTGACCATTGTCGTTGTAAGCGTCATGATGTCCGTGGACTATACCGCGACGGTTCCACTCCCCTGA
- the cyoD gene encoding cytochrome o ubiquinol oxidase subunit IV: MHQTHHDAAGANTGSIRSYATGFGLSVLLTAIPFVLVMTGALPHSATIFCIFAAAVAQIIVQLHYFLHLDTSSAMYWNLMSLLFTFFIIFLFVGGSIWIMHSLHYRM; encoded by the coding sequence ATGCATCAGACACACCACGACGCGGCCGGGGCCAACACCGGTTCGATCAGATCCTACGCCACAGGGTTTGGCCTTTCAGTCCTGCTGACAGCCATCCCCTTTGTCCTGGTCATGACCGGCGCGCTGCCCCACTCGGCCACCATATTCTGCATATTTGCCGCTGCCGTCGCCCAGATCATTGTGCAACTGCATTATTTTCTCCATCTCGACACATCTTCCGCCATGTACTGGAATCTCATGTCGCTCCTGTTCACCTTCTTTATCATTTTCCTCTTCGTTGGCGGATCCATCTGGATCATGCACAGCCTGCATTACCGGATGTGA
- the cyoC gene encoding cytochrome o ubiquinol oxidase subunit III: MTATEATLPNTSLETRGEVHDTASIAALGFWIYLMSDLILFAGLFATYVVLSQNYAGGPTGKELFNLPYVLGETALLLVSSATFGLTMLTMRKGDTRPIRLGLVVTFLLGLGFVSMEIHEFSQLIHEGAGPQRSGFLSAFFALVGTHGAHVACGLLWMAVMLVQLATKGLTAPVQSRLLRLGMFWHFLDIVWIGLFTVVYLMGVL, translated from the coding sequence ATGACGGCGACCGAAGCAACACTTCCAAACACCAGCCTTGAGACCCGCGGCGAGGTCCACGACACGGCGTCCATTGCGGCGCTTGGGTTTTGGATCTATCTGATGAGCGACCTCATCCTCTTTGCCGGTCTCTTTGCGACCTATGTGGTCCTTTCCCAGAATTATGCCGGGGGACCGACAGGCAAAGAGCTCTTCAATCTGCCCTACGTGCTGGGGGAAACGGCCCTGCTGCTCGTTAGCAGCGCGACCTTCGGCCTGACCATGCTGACCATGCGCAAAGGCGACACACGGCCGATCAGGCTGGGGCTGGTCGTCACCTTCCTGTTGGGGCTGGGCTTCGTGTCCATGGAAATCCACGAATTCAGCCAGCTCATCCACGAAGGGGCCGGACCGCAGCGCAGCGGTTTTCTTTCGGCGTTTTTCGCGCTTGTCGGCACCCACGGCGCCCACGTGGCCTGCGGCCTGCTCTGGATGGCGGTGATGCTGGTCCAGCTGGCGACCAAGGGCCTGACCGCGCCGGTGCAAAGCCGACTCCTGCGACTCGGCATGTTCTGGCACTTTCTCGATATTGTCTGGATCGGTCTCTTTACGGTCGTCTACCTGATGGGGGTCTTGTAA
- the cyoB gene encoding cytochrome o ubiquinol oxidase subunit I — protein MFGKLSLSAIPYHDPIVMGAVVGSLLAGFGILVLITYFKKWTYLWKEWLTSFDHKKIGIMYVILSLIMLLRGFSDAIMMRTHQAIALGAAQGFLPPDHFNQIFSAHGTIMILFMAMPFLSGLMNIIIPLQIGARDVAFPFLNSVSFWLTVAGTMLVMVSLGVGEFSRAGWSGYAPLTELAYSPDTGVDYWMWSIQIAGLGTLLTGVNFLVTILKMRAPGMTLMRMPLFTWTAVFTNVLIIFSFPVLTVALALLTLDRYLGMHFFSNDLGGNMMMYANLFWTWGHPEVYIVILPAFGIFSEVVSTFSRKKLFGYGSLVYATAAIMFLSFAVWVHHFFTMGSSANVNIVFGISTMLIAIPTGVKVFNWLFTMYRGRVSFTTPMYWTLGFLSTFAVGGLAGVLLSIPPADFVLHNSLFLIAHFHNMLVPGTLFGFFAGYAYWFPKAIGFRLDETWGKRAFWCWLIGFYMAFIPLYILGFMGMPRRMQHFDNPAWQPYLIIAFLGTGVIALGIGCTIIQLLVSIKDRHANRDVTGDPWDGRTLEWATTSPPPVYNFAIIPVVEDRDAFWDMKEKGLAAKRPAKYEPIEMPKNSWHGLAIGVLAFVFGFSMIWYIWWLAAASFLGLIAVVVARASLDDIHYIIPAAEVARIENLRYQNMG, from the coding sequence ATGTTCGGAAAACTGAGCCTCTCTGCCATACCGTACCATGATCCGATCGTCATGGGGGCGGTTGTCGGCTCCCTGCTGGCCGGATTTGGCATTCTCGTCCTTATTACCTACTTCAAGAAGTGGACCTACCTCTGGAAGGAATGGCTCACCAGCTTCGACCACAAGAAGATCGGCATCATGTACGTCATCTTGTCGCTGATCATGCTGCTGCGCGGCTTTTCCGACGCCATCATGATGCGCACGCACCAGGCCATTGCCCTGGGCGCTGCGCAAGGCTTTCTGCCGCCGGATCACTTCAACCAGATTTTCAGCGCCCACGGCACGATCATGATCCTTTTTATGGCCATGCCCTTTCTCTCGGGACTCATGAACATCATCATCCCGCTCCAGATCGGCGCGCGCGACGTGGCCTTCCCGTTCCTGAACTCGGTGAGCTTCTGGCTGACCGTGGCCGGCACCATGCTGGTCATGGTTTCCCTTGGCGTCGGGGAATTCTCCCGGGCCGGCTGGTCCGGCTATGCCCCCCTGACCGAACTTGCCTACAGCCCGGACACCGGCGTGGATTACTGGATGTGGTCCATCCAGATAGCCGGCCTGGGGACCCTGCTGACCGGGGTCAATTTCCTGGTCACCATCTTGAAAATGCGCGCTCCGGGCATGACCCTCATGCGGATGCCGCTTTTCACCTGGACCGCCGTCTTTACCAACGTGCTCATCATCTTCTCGTTTCCGGTCTTAACCGTCGCCCTGGCCCTTTTGACCCTGGATCGCTATCTCGGGATGCATTTCTTCAGCAACGACCTGGGCGGCAACATGATGATGTACGCCAATCTGTTCTGGACCTGGGGCCATCCCGAGGTCTACATCGTCATCCTGCCGGCCTTCGGCATCTTCTCCGAGGTCGTCAGCACCTTTTCCAGAAAGAAACTCTTTGGCTATGGCTCCCTGGTGTACGCCACGGCCGCCATCATGTTTCTGTCCTTTGCCGTCTGGGTCCACCACTTCTTTACGATGGGGTCCAGCGCCAACGTCAATATCGTCTTTGGCATCTCGACCATGCTGATCGCCATCCCCACGGGCGTCAAAGTGTTCAACTGGCTCTTTACGATGTATCGCGGCCGGGTGAGCTTTACCACGCCGATGTATTGGACCCTCGGCTTTCTTTCCACCTTTGCCGTGGGCGGTCTGGCCGGCGTCCTTCTGTCCATCCCGCCGGCCGATTTCGTGCTGCACAACAGCCTGTTTCTCATTGCCCATTTCCACAATATGCTGGTTCCCGGCACGCTGTTCGGTTTCTTTGCCGGCTACGCCTACTGGTTTCCCAAGGCCATCGGCTTTCGCCTGGACGAAACCTGGGGCAAGCGGGCCTTCTGGTGCTGGCTGATCGGCTTTTATATGGCCTTTATCCCTCTGTATATCCTCGGATTCATGGGCATGCCCCGGCGGATGCAGCATTTCGACAATCCGGCCTGGCAGCCCTATCTCATCATTGCCTTCCTCGGTACGGGCGTCATTGCCCTGGGCATCGGCTGCACCATCATCCAACTCCTGGTCAGCATCAAAGACCGCCACGCCAACCGTGACGTCACTGGCGACCCCTGGGATGGCCGGACTCTCGAATGGGCGACCACCTCGCCGCCCCCGGTCTACAACTTCGCCATTATTCCCGTCGTTGAGGACCGCGACGCCTTCTGGGACATGAAGGAAAAGGGCCTCGCCGCCAAGCGCCCGGCCAAGTATGAGCCGATCGAAATGCCCAAAAATTCCTGGCATGGCCTGGCGATCGGCGTCCTGGCCTTTGTCTTCGGCTTTTCCATGATCTGGTACATCTGGTGGCTGGCCGCCGCGAGTTTCCTGGGCCTTATCGCCGTGGTGGTCGCCCGGGCCAGCCTCGATGACATCCATTACATCATTCCGGCGGCCGAAGTCGCGCGCATCGAGAACCTGCGCTATCAGAACATGGGCTAA
- the cyoA gene encoding ubiquinol oxidase subunit II, which yields MRRGRHMKRKWHYAFTILLLLCAVVLLQGCSELIVLNPKGPIGHSERFLIIVSFVLMLLVVLPVIIMSLWFPLKYRSTNKNAPYDPNWCYSKKIEIAMWLIPIVIVSVLSFLAWRDTHRLDPYLPLKSDAAPLQVKVVSLDWKWLFIYPEQNIAVVNEFVFPAKVPLSFQITSDTVMTSFFIPQLGSQIYAMAGMETKLHLMADEPGEYIGQNQQFSGAGYPAMTFKALADSKEHFEAWVRQVKQSPQRLDLARFKELQKPSSSVPVLYFSSVDPDLFESIIRQYNPMPMDAPATGDMPHSGHGQ from the coding sequence ATGCGTCGAGGTAGGCATATGAAAAGAAAATGGCATTACGCATTCACAATTTTGCTGCTGCTCTGTGCTGTTGTCCTTCTCCAGGGCTGTAGCGAACTCATTGTCTTGAATCCAAAAGGGCCGATCGGGCACTCTGAGCGCTTTCTCATTATCGTATCTTTCGTTCTTATGCTGCTGGTTGTCCTTCCAGTCATCATCATGTCCCTCTGGTTTCCTCTCAAGTACAGATCGACAAACAAGAATGCACCGTATGACCCGAATTGGTGCTACTCCAAAAAAATAGAAATAGCCATGTGGCTCATTCCGATTGTCATTGTGTCGGTGCTTTCGTTTTTGGCTTGGCGCGACACCCATCGTCTGGACCCGTATCTCCCGCTCAAATCCGATGCTGCGCCGCTTCAGGTCAAAGTGGTGAGCCTCGATTGGAAATGGCTTTTCATTTATCCGGAACAAAATATCGCCGTGGTCAATGAATTCGTTTTCCCGGCCAAAGTCCCGCTCAGCTTCCAGATCACCTCCGACACCGTCATGACCTCTTTTTTCATCCCCCAGCTCGGCAGCCAGATCTACGCCATGGCCGGCATGGAAACCAAGCTGCACCTCATGGCTGACGAACCGGGCGAATACATCGGCCAAAACCAGCAGTTCAGCGGCGCCGGCTACCCGGCCATGACATTCAAGGCCCTGGCCGACTCCAAGGAACACTTTGAGGCCTGGGTGCGGCAAGTCAAACAGTCGCCGCAGCGGCTTGACCTGGCCCGCTTCAAGGAACTTCAAAAGCCAAGCTCCAGTGTGCCAGTCCTCTATTTCTCATCGGTCGATCCTGATCTGTTCGAGTCGATCATCCGCCAATACAATCCCATGCCCATGGACGCGCCAGCCACAGGCGACATGCCCCATTCCGGCCACGGACAATAG
- a CDS encoding response regulator transcription factor, with product MDKAAPSGVRVFLVDDHPVMRNGLSVLLQMSGHAICGLAGSREELLACVDGSGAAVALVDLSLAKESGLDLIDDLTARGIPTLIYSMHEDRKSIEGAFSRGARGYVTKREVEDVLLEAIAKVAAGERYASPEVMRRLADRFLAPDEAGETTLSQREEQILTGLGRGETSAEMGRALNISFHTVETYYGRLLRKLGLASMKELRKFAIRRHD from the coding sequence ATGGATAAGGCTGCGCCATCCGGGGTGCGCGTCTTTCTGGTCGACGACCATCCCGTTATGCGCAACGGCCTGTCGGTGCTGTTGCAAATGAGCGGCCATGCCATATGCGGCCTGGCCGGGAGCCGGGAGGAGCTTCTGGCCTGCGTCGACGGCTCAGGGGCGGCCGTGGCCCTGGTGGACCTGTCCCTGGCCAAGGAATCCGGGCTGGATCTCATTGACGACCTGACGGCCCGGGGCATTCCGACGCTCATCTATTCCATGCACGAGGACCGCAAGAGCATCGAAGGGGCCTTTTCCCGGGGAGCCCGGGGCTATGTCACCAAGCGCGAGGTCGAAGATGTCCTGCTTGAGGCCATCGCGAAGGTTGCCGCCGGAGAGCGCTACGCCAGCCCCGAGGTCATGCGCCGTCTGGCCGACCGGTTTCTCGCGCCGGACGAAGCCGGCGAGACCACCTTGAGCCAGCGCGAGGAGCAGATCCTGACCGGACTCGGACGCGGCGAAACGAGCGCCGAGATGGGACGGGCGCTCAACATCAGCTTTCATACCGTGGAAACGTATTACGGCCGCCTTCTGCGCAAGCTCGGGCTTGCCAGCATGAAGGAACTGCGCAAGTTCGCCATCCGACGGCACGACTGA
- a CDS encoding 7TM diverse intracellular signaling domain-containing protein codes for MPIARDGVFDLSGWDMARDGPVSLSGQWQYYWDRLLTPDDFAPDAPPPQPSGFMALPHTWKGVLLHGRPLPGRGQATLRLRLAPGPGERRLEMRLFGIHAAYRLWADGKLLAASGVAGTSAATESAHRSLVLVILESHGAPIDLVLQVSNHTFRRGGVLNPIGLGLPGQLEQAHIRTWAWAMFFAGSLLIMASYHFVLYSLRKKEVSTLYFGLGCILFIGIYSTMDSSDWLITLFVPKADPEILAQICLVGFSVLGSVLYRFYWSLYPKEFIPCIQYICDIRSIVFVCIILTQPQPVIYDALPWLAVTAFALNACFLVMLLLCLRHRRSGASVLLIGYFILSATSLNDIYGHVFSLNGENLMPFGLLAFVISQALAMAQRFSNAFTAVENLSAVLQTEMDERSRLEWEIVNVSEEERRRLSHDLHDGLCQQLAGTRLRCSALARRPIAEPNVAAEVSEIAALLQDSVSQAYNLSRGLWPVEHDSGDVGASLAELARRMGVSSGVEITYGEDLACAPCHSEQLVQLFRIAQEAVTNAVKHANPGRISVSLRCGPDQRLTLAVCDDGIGRLGAAPATGGLGLRIMAHRARMIGATLTIDDAAGGGTSVTCSLSCAAVKTTQEDADG; via the coding sequence ATGCCCATCGCCAGGGACGGCGTGTTTGATCTTTCCGGCTGGGACATGGCCCGGGACGGGCCGGTCTCCTTAAGCGGCCAATGGCAGTATTACTGGGACCGCCTGCTCACTCCCGATGATTTCGCGCCCGACGCCCCACCGCCGCAGCCTTCCGGCTTCATGGCGCTTCCCCACACATGGAAAGGGGTTTTGCTCCATGGCCGCCCCTTGCCCGGCCGGGGGCAGGCCACATTGCGCCTGCGTCTGGCGCCGGGTCCTGGCGAGCGCCGACTGGAAATGCGGCTTTTTGGCATCCACGCCGCCTACCGGTTGTGGGCCGACGGCAAGCTCCTCGCCGCAAGCGGCGTGGCGGGGACAAGCGCCGCGACCGAATCCGCGCATCGCTCCCTGGTCCTGGTCATCCTTGAGAGCCACGGAGCCCCCATCGACCTGGTGTTGCAGGTGTCCAACCATACCTTCCGCCGCGGCGGCGTGCTCAATCCCATCGGGCTGGGCCTACCGGGTCAATTGGAACAGGCGCACATCCGCACCTGGGCCTGGGCCATGTTTTTTGCCGGCAGCCTGCTCATCATGGCCAGTTACCATTTCGTCCTCTATTCTCTGCGGAAAAAGGAAGTTTCCACCCTCTATTTCGGCCTGGGCTGCATCCTCTTCATTGGCATATACAGCACAATGGATTCTTCGGATTGGTTGATTACCTTGTTTGTTCCAAAAGCTGACCCGGAAATTCTCGCCCAAATCTGTCTTGTCGGATTTTCCGTATTAGGGTCGGTTCTCTACAGATTTTACTGGTCACTGTATCCGAAAGAATTCATTCCTTGTATCCAATATATTTGCGACATACGAAGCATTGTATTCGTATGCATAATTCTGACGCAACCCCAGCCTGTCATCTATGATGCACTCCCCTGGCTCGCGGTCACTGCCTTCGCCCTCAACGCCTGCTTTCTTGTCATGCTGTTGCTTTGCCTGCGACATCGTCGCTCCGGTGCGTCGGTGCTTCTCATTGGGTATTTTATTCTTTCGGCCACATCCTTAAACGACATATACGGGCATGTTTTCAGCCTCAACGGCGAAAACCTCATGCCTTTCGGCTTGCTCGCCTTCGTCATTTCCCAGGCGTTGGCCATGGCCCAGCGTTTTTCCAACGCATTTACGGCCGTGGAAAATCTCTCCGCCGTTCTGCAGACGGAAATGGACGAGCGCAGCCGGCTGGAATGGGAAATCGTGAACGTCAGCGAGGAGGAACGCCGCCGCCTGAGCCACGACCTGCATGACGGCCTGTGCCAGCAACTGGCCGGCACCCGGTTGCGCTGCTCGGCCCTTGCCCGCCGGCCCATCGCCGAGCCGAACGTGGCCGCAGAAGTCTCGGAGATTGCCGCGCTGCTGCAGGACTCGGTCAGCCAAGCTTACAACCTCTCCCGGGGGCTTTGGCCGGTGGAGCACGACTCCGGCGACGTCGGGGCGTCCCTGGCCGAGTTGGCCCGGCGCATGGGTGTTTCGAGCGGCGTCGAGATCACGTATGGGGAAGATCTGGCCTGTGCGCCGTGCCACAGCGAGCAACTTGTCCAACTCTTTCGCATTGCCCAGGAGGCCGTGACCAACGCCGTCAAGCATGCCAACCCCGGCCGGATCAGCGTCTCTCTGCGTTGTGGGCCGGACCAGCGGCTGACGCTGGCCGTGTGCGACGACGGCATCGGCCGTCTGGGCGCGGCCCCTGCCACAGGCGGACTTGGCCTGCGCATCATGGCCCACCGGGCCAGGATGATCGGGGCGACGCTTACCATAGACGACGCGGCCGGCGGCGGGACCAGCGTGACCTGTTCCCTCTCGTGCGCCGCAGTCAAGACAACACAGGAGGATGCCGATGGATAA
- a CDS encoding LysR family transcriptional regulator, whose product MELRDVRTFAAVARHLSFHRAALEVHAAQSTVSARIASLEDELQVRLFERLGRSVALTEAGKRLQQMAVKLLDLEDEARAWVAGASEARGVLTIRVPESLCAWRMGRVIRQFREAYPHLQLRFISCTVEGLENDLRQGITDLAFLMADSVRAGDLIVEALGMEELVLVAAPEHRLARGGALFGLEALAGETLLLCTADCAYRKVFENMLAEAGVRTAACLEFSSAASLRGCLRNGLGVSILPTSAVREDIAAGNLAVLPWDSPALEVAVLMLHHKNKWISPPLASFMALMRAELMVGSLPFLAIDLGDKLSQQEDDGNDKACCRSKK is encoded by the coding sequence GTGGAATTGCGGGATGTCCGAACCTTTGCGGCTGTGGCGCGCCATCTCAGTTTTCATCGTGCTGCGCTGGAGGTGCACGCAGCTCAATCGACGGTTTCAGCGCGAATCGCTTCCTTGGAGGACGAATTGCAGGTCCGTCTCTTCGAACGCCTCGGCCGGAGCGTGGCCCTCACCGAAGCCGGCAAACGCCTGCAGCAAATGGCTGTCAAACTCCTGGACCTGGAAGACGAAGCCAGGGCCTGGGTGGCCGGAGCTTCGGAAGCGCGGGGGGTGCTCACCATTCGAGTGCCCGAGTCCCTTTGCGCCTGGCGGATGGGACGCGTGATCCGACAGTTTCGAGAGGCGTATCCCCATTTGCAACTGCGCTTTATCTCTTGCACCGTCGAGGGGTTGGAGAATGATTTACGCCAGGGCATCACCGATCTCGCCTTTCTCATGGCAGACAGCGTTCGGGCCGGCGACCTCATTGTGGAAGCTCTTGGCATGGAGGAGCTGGTTTTGGTGGCCGCACCGGAGCATCGGCTGGCGCGAGGCGGGGCGCTCTTCGGGCTGGAAGCCTTGGCCGGCGAGACATTGCTGCTTTGTACGGCGGATTGCGCCTATCGCAAGGTATTTGAAAACATGCTGGCCGAAGCCGGGGTGCGCACGGCAGCCTGTCTGGAGTTCTCCAGCGCAGCGTCGCTCCGGGGATGTCTTCGAAACGGGCTCGGGGTGAGCATCTTGCCGACATCGGCGGTCCGTGAGGACATTGCTGCAGGCAACCTGGCGGTTCTCCCCTGGGACAGCCCCGCTTTGGAAGTGGCCGTGCTGATGCTGCACCACAAGAACAAGTGGATTTCTCCGCCTCTTGCGTCATTCATGGCCTTGATGCGCGCAGAACTGATGGTTGGCTCTTTGCCGTTTTTAGCAATAGATTTGGGAGACAAGCTCTCTCAACAAGAAGATGACGGCAACGACAAGGCGTGTTGTCGCTCGAAAAAATAA
- a CDS encoding C-GCAxxG-C-C family protein, whose product METREVEQRAQELFESGMNCAEAVLTAVLAGQGVEACEQAARLGTAFGAGVGRSKEEICGALSGGLIALGYLQGRRCGDEAWDGLAALAAGVRNRFKAAHGCTSCAALLAGFGAQEGMDKCIRLSARTAGLFHDALRNPEAVETSGPACGCAARQAKPAATGRCCG is encoded by the coding sequence ATGGAAACGCGAGAAGTGGAGCAACGGGCGCAGGAACTGTTTGAAAGCGGCATGAATTGTGCGGAAGCGGTGTTGACGGCTGTCCTGGCCGGCCAGGGAGTCGAGGCATGCGAACAGGCCGCGCGGCTGGGGACGGCTTTTGGGGCAGGGGTGGGCCGCAGTAAGGAGGAAATATGCGGGGCGCTTTCAGGCGGGCTCATTGCCCTGGGCTATCTTCAGGGGCGTCGCTGTGGAGACGAAGCCTGGGACGGGTTGGCGGCCCTGGCGGCTGGTGTTCGAAATCGTTTCAAGGCAGCCCACGGCTGTACCTCCTGCGCCGCCTTGTTGGCCGGGTTCGGAGCACAGGAAGGCATGGACAAGTGTATCCGGCTGTCAGCCCGGACAGCCGGTCTTTTCCACGACGCTCTCCGAAACCCCGAAGCCGTTGAAACCTCTGGCCCGGCTTGCGGCTGCGCGGCGCGACAGGCCAAGCCGGCCGCAACCGGGCGTTGTTGCGGGTAA